The following are encoded in a window of Solibacillus sp. FSL R7-0668 genomic DNA:
- a CDS encoding 3-ketoacyl-ACP reductase, translated as MGQSLQGKVAVVTGAARGIGKAVAIALAKEGVNVGVIARSEDALQQVVKEMESHGVKAAYAIADVSNLEQVQAAAAKLKQELGLTDILINNAGVGKFEKLVDMDPTEFKEIVDINVMGTFYVSHTIVPQLIEKNAGDVINISSTNGLNGAATSSAYSASKFGVIGLTESLAAEVRRNNIRVTALAPSTIATDLADAMNLVPADKKEQYMHPEDIAEYIVAQLKLNQRMYIKTATLMNTNPF; from the coding sequence ATGGGTCAATCATTACAAGGCAAAGTAGCCGTAGTCACAGGTGCAGCACGTGGCATCGGGAAAGCGGTAGCCATCGCATTAGCAAAAGAAGGTGTCAATGTTGGTGTGATTGCACGCTCTGAGGATGCACTGCAGCAAGTGGTGAAGGAAATGGAGAGCCATGGTGTCAAAGCAGCTTATGCCATTGCCGATGTTTCGAATCTAGAGCAAGTACAAGCAGCAGCGGCCAAATTAAAGCAAGAATTAGGGCTAACGGATATTTTAATCAACAATGCAGGTGTGGGGAAATTTGAAAAGCTTGTTGATATGGATCCAACAGAATTTAAAGAAATTGTTGATATTAACGTGATGGGTACGTTTTATGTGTCGCACACGATTGTTCCGCAATTAATTGAAAAAAATGCAGGCGATGTCATTAATATTTCATCGACAAATGGCTTAAATGGCGCAGCAACATCAAGTGCCTATAGCGCATCAAAATTTGGGGTGATTGGTCTAACAGAATCACTAGCAGCAGAAGTACGTCGCAACAATATTCGTGTAACGGCATTAGCGCCAAGTACGATAGCGACTGACTTAGCAGATGCAATGAACCTAGTGCCAGCCGATAAAAAAGAGCAATACATGCACCCAGAAGATATTGCTGAATACATCGTGGCACAATTGAAATTAAATCAACGTATGTATATCAAAACGGCAACATTAATGAATACAAATCCATTCTAA
- a CDS encoding glutathionylspermidine synthase family protein, protein MKPDYSKREAFYAPYKDRFFADFVDLEYALYDVMVLPEKKIEEIRFASHMLWGIFCKVARVLPTLSKEQLLALGLREEMLEYLQLDYLNQMAVLARFDFICTEDGRIKCIELNGDTPFLVQETFEMNEKLCAEFGVKNPNNTQQFIKGMSQALFQAMHYLNKTTTPKVVITGKEAADDVEEHCQVRFMQRVLPFDVEYVPIKELIIIKDGLQRGLYTANMERIDILYRPAHPLEFLLDDVAEDGDRIGLQLLDLVRDKELAIINAPAAYLLQSKILLWLIWERRNDETLFTKHERGAIKRYMLPTFLSDAPFLAAGRAFVKKPVFSREGNTVEIFDAKGDMQIASPNRHYTDNLYLYQEFIEMPDITIRLQHGEYAKKWLIGSFIVDGNACGIACRVGNAITEWDSHWLAVGSAFK, encoded by the coding sequence ATGAAGCCAGATTATAGCAAGCGCGAAGCCTTTTACGCGCCTTATAAAGACCGCTTTTTTGCTGACTTTGTTGATCTTGAATATGCCCTTTACGATGTGATGGTGCTACCGGAAAAAAAAATCGAAGAAATTCGCTTTGCCTCACATATGCTGTGGGGCATTTTCTGTAAAGTTGCGCGCGTGTTGCCTACGCTTTCAAAGGAGCAGTTGTTGGCACTTGGGCTACGTGAGGAAATGCTGGAATATCTACAGCTGGATTATTTAAACCAAATGGCCGTACTGGCTCGATTTGATTTTATTTGTACAGAAGATGGGCGTATTAAATGCATTGAACTCAACGGCGATACCCCCTTTTTAGTGCAGGAAACCTTTGAGATGAACGAGAAGTTGTGCGCGGAGTTTGGCGTCAAAAATCCCAATAATACGCAGCAATTTATCAAAGGCATGTCACAGGCATTATTCCAGGCGATGCATTATTTGAATAAAACAACAACACCAAAAGTAGTCATTACCGGCAAGGAAGCAGCCGACGATGTCGAGGAGCATTGCCAGGTGAGATTTATGCAACGTGTGCTCCCTTTCGATGTGGAATATGTGCCGATTAAAGAGCTCATTATTATTAAGGATGGCTTGCAACGAGGGCTTTACACCGCCAATATGGAACGCATCGATATTTTATACCGCCCCGCACATCCGCTTGAATTTTTGCTGGATGATGTTGCCGAAGATGGTGACCGCATTGGGCTTCAGCTATTGGACCTTGTGCGGGATAAAGAGCTTGCCATAATTAATGCGCCGGCTGCTTATTTATTGCAATCGAAAATTTTGTTATGGCTGATTTGGGAACGGCGCAATGATGAAACACTCTTTACGAAGCATGAGCGTGGGGCGATTAAGCGTTATATGCTGCCGACCTTTTTAAGTGATGCTCCGTTTTTAGCTGCGGGGCGTGCTTTCGTGAAAAAGCCCGTATTTTCTCGCGAGGGCAATACCGTCGAAATTTTTGATGCAAAGGGTGATATGCAAATCGCCTCTCCCAACCGGCATTATACGGATAATTTGTACTTGTATCAGGAATTTATTGAAATGCCCGATATTACCATTCGTTTACAGCACGGGGAATATGCGAAAAAATGGCTCATCGGCTCGTTTATCGTAGATGGAAATGCTTGTGGCATCGCATGTCGCGTAGGCAACGCTATTACGGAATGGGATTCGCATTGGCTAGCTGTTGGTAGTGCGTTTAAGTGA